TCTTGACAAACTGACCCCAAATGAGGCTTATGCTCAAGGACTTCAAAATCAAAACCAGGCCGCCTGAAGCCGACAACAATCATGATTTCGTCTCATTGCTTATCTCACCCTTCAGGCTGTCTCTCCTTTCAAGGCCATTTAAGTTTTTCTCCTTGAATGAATCGATTGATAGCTGTTTTACGGATTTCTTGTTCCATCATGACACCTCCGATAATAGATTTTCTTCGGAGATTATCAAAGATCGAAAATAACTTAAATCGGGTTAACGATGTCGTGACCCTTTGGACCCTTAAGAGTTAACGATGTTTTGGCCCTTTTGGGTTAACGATGTCTTGACCCTTGTCAAATATCTGTTAAAATTCAGCAATTCCGCATTCGTTCAAATCAATTATTTTCTTGACAACCGCCGGCTCATTATAGTCATAAGCTCAAAATAAAAAGGCTCTTTTAAAGAACACTAAAGTTTCCTATAAAGCATCACGCCGCCATGTGCAGCAGTACGTCCACCAGTGAATTTATGACGGATATACGTGGGCCAGGGAAAAGCCTACGAAAATTATCGTCCATGGCGGCTTTGGCTATCGATCGGCGAACGTCCGAGAAGGCAAAATGGCTCCGGCCATCAACTGCATGCCGACGGGTTGGTGTCTTCTCGGCCCGACTTGCATAGATCCAGGCGACGGTGGTCGCCAACATGCAAAAGTGCAGGTGGTTGCCGACCGCCTGCGGATGACGGGTTTGCGTTTCGGCACTGCCGATGTCGCGTTTCAGTTCTTTGAACAGGGCTTCGATTTTCCAGCGGGCACCATAATACTCAACGATCTGTCGAACGGACAGGGACATGTCGGTTGAGAAAAAAGCCACCCACTGGGTTTGTCGATAAACCCAAACCACTTTGACGGCACAGCGCATCGTTTTGAGCATGACCACACGCTCATAGGCCAAGATGGTCCTGTCGCGGCCATACAAATTGACGGTGTATTCCTGTGCCAGAGATCTGTAATACGCAGCCATCGACGCCGCATTGCCCAATTTCCGGCCGTATTTTCGGGGCCGCCCCACCCGACTGCTGACATGCGGACCGGGCAGATCGAACAGATTGCTGTTCGATCTGAGCCGGGAAATCATGTCAATCCATATTCCCAGTCGATCATGCAGCGGCTTCCACAAGCCATTGTTACCGAACCAGGAATCGGTGGTGACGATGATCCGCTTTCGACCAAAGACCCCGGCAACATCTGTGATCATGTCGACAGCCATGGCCATCTTGCTGGTAAACGCCAATTTCGGCCCGCCTTGGCGATGCATGCGGGCAATGCTCTTTTTCAGGTGATAGAAGCGGTAGCTCAAGGGCAGGCACGCCCATCGTCCCTTGACGATCTTCAGCAGTCCCACGGTAACGACATTCTGTGCCCACGGATATTTCGACTGATTCTGTTTGGCAGCATGATCGAATATCTTTTCGCATCCGAAGATTTTCTTGCCCGTTTTGGGGTTGACATAGTCATCCAGTGCCAGCAACAGCCGCCCGCCGGTCAGTGGTTGGGGAATCATTTTCCACAGCGTCTGCCACAATCGTTTCCATGGTATCTTTGGAGATGCCATGAACGTGTAGAATCGTTTTCGCCGTATCCCGGTAAAGCCGAACAGGGATCTGAGACACCGGAGGATGCACGATGTCCTGGACGAGGCGAAAGGCACGATGATCGCCATGATCGTATAGGTGAACCAGATTCCGCACTCTTGACCTTTTCGAGACTGCGGGAATTCGTTTTTGAGTTTTTCGAGAATGTCGTGTAGGATGAACATGCGAGGCTCCCGGTTTTGGTGTTTTTTTTCGTGGTAGAAGAAGCATACCACAACCGGCCCTCGCATTCAATCATAACTTCCCGTATTTTATACATATTTACGCTTATCATTAAAAAATCAGCCGAATATGTCCAATGATATCAATGGGTTACAAGGAGCCGCCATTCTATTAACCGCCTGTAATCATTAACAATATTTACACGTCGCGAGAATTCTCAACCATCTTGCCGCCACCCAAAACGGGGAAACTTCAGTAAAGAACAGTAACCCTATCAAAAAAGGGGAAGCCGTGTACAAACTTCAATTTGACCCTGCGGTATGTGCGTCGTGCACCACTGTCGACTGTCTGGTGAGGTGCCAGTATTTGGGCTATGGATTTGAAGAGGCGAGAAGAGAGAAAACCGCCATTTTAGACGGAGAAAAAGCAAAAACCCTTGAGGCATGTGTAACATGCTATGCCTGTGAAGAATATTGCCCGAACAAGAATCATCCGTTTTATCAGATTGTAGAGCGGCAGGAGGCATTGGGCATCCTGCCGGCACCTGTGCCTCTGACCAAACAGCAGCTGCGCATGATGGTCCCAAGGGGTGACGCCACTGCTCAAAAGGTCACAAAACCGGTGATTGACATGTGTTTTTTCCCGATGCTGTTGGGATGTATCCGGGGAAAACTGTATGAAGGCGTTTCCACCATCGCGGGAAGCGATATTTTCTGCAACATCATGTGGCTCCATTTTGCAAAAAATTCCGTGATTCGCGAACGGCTTCCAAAGGTTATCGATACCATTCAAAAGTATTATCTCGAAGACAGCGGCGTGGATGAAATCATCTGTTTTCATGACGAATGCTATGGAACGTTTACCCACCTGGCACCGGCCTTTGGCATTGATGTCCCCTTTAAATCTGTCCATCTGTTTGAATATCTCGCCAAAAAGCTTGAGGATCTTTCAAAGGAGATCCGTCCCTTAAACACGAAGGTGGCGTATCAACGGCCGTGTTCCAACCGGTTGATACCGGAAACCCAGCACTGGGTGGATGATATTTTCAAAAAAATAGGCGCGGACCGTGTGGAAAGGGAATATGACCGGGAAAATGCACTATGCTGCGGCGGGGTCCCGAGGATTCATCAAAGAGATGATCTTGCAGACGACATCCAGAAAAAAAATATCGACGATATGGAAAACGCCGGTGTCCAATATTGCGTTTTCAACTGTCCGGCATGTTTGTTCACCCTGGGCGATGCGGTTTCACAAAGGGGCATCATACCGATTCTGATGAGCGATCTGTGTCAACTCGCTTTGGCCTATCTTTCAATCAAGGAGTGTAGCTATGACCGATGTTCTGCAAAAACTGGGCGCCATTGTCGGAAAGGAATATGTATCCGGACAGGCCGAGGAACAATATATCTACTCCATGGACCCGGGAACAATGCCCCCCGGCAAACCTGACGTTGTGGTGATGCCCGGGACCACCGGAGAAGTATCGAAAATCATGAAATTTGCCAGTGCCCGTGAAATACCGGTTGTTCCCATGGGAGCGGGCCTTGTGCTCTCGGGCCTGACAAGGGCATTAAAGGGCGGCATCGTCCTTGACATGAAACGGATGAACCGGATTATCGAGGTCAACGACATCAGCCGCTATGCGGTGGTGGAGGCCGGCGCCTCCCAGGGCATGCTCCAGGCATATCTCAAAAAACACCATCCCGGGTTAAAGCATTCCGTACCGGATGCTCCCCCCATCGCCACCGTGGCCGGGAATGTCACGATTTATGGCTCAGGCCATTTATCCCATATGGCCGGATTTCACTCCGACATGCTCAACGGTCTTGAGGTGGTCCTGCCGGACGGGGAAATTGTCAAAATCGGTTCCTGTGCCACCTCGGACCAATGGTTTGCCAGAGCGCCCCTGCCGGATCTTGCAGGCCTTTTTCTGGGCTGGGCCGGAACAACCGGTGTTGTCACCAAACTTTCCATCAAATTGTACCCGGATTATCCCATCAATGACGTCAGCATATTCGTCCATGAAGATCCCGGCATGATGCCGGATATTTTAAACCGGCTCACCGGGGCCCAGGTGGCCGAAGACATTGTCACCTGGATGACGCCAAAACCGGACTGGGCCAAGGGGTTCCAGCATTGCAATGTCCATTACGGGGCACAGAGCCAGGAGGAACTGGTGTGGAAACGCAACCTGCTCCGGGCATCGGTCAAGTCGTACATAGAGAATCGAACCGGAGGATTCATGATGCTTCCCCAGGTCATGAAGGCCGCCTTTCTGGATGTCCCGTCACGCACGCTGTCACGGTTTGCCGATACGAAAAAGGGCGGGGGATTCGAATATGTGGGAGCGATCATGCCGGTGGAGAAATACCCCAAAGCCTATGCCCTGGGCCTTGAGGTTGCCGAAAAAATCGGCACAACCTATTCAATGGGCTCGCGAATTATCGGGGTGAATCATTGCATGATGTTTTTTTACGCCTATGCCTTCAACCGTGCGGATGCTTCGGATGTGGAAAACGCCCAGAAAGCACTGGAGATGACCAATTCAGCGGTCATTGAAATGGGCGGAATTCCCTGGAAAGCGGAAGCCCCTGCCCAAAAGGAAATCATCAAGAAAATGGATCCAGGCATGTTCGGGCTGATGAACCGGATAAGAGGGATAATGGACCCCAAAGGCATTATGAATCCCGGAAATTGGGAGGCGGACTGATATGCAATACGAGGAAATATTACACAGGTGCTTTCGATGCGGCTACTGCAAATTCCCGGGAAATTATTTAGTGTTCATCCGCGAAAATAACTAACTGGAATAAAAAAGAAAAGCGCATTTTATGCTGGTATTTTCTCACTGTCTGTAGTATAAAGTATTTTGCCAAACACTTAAAAATACTACGTAAACAAGAAAAAGGGCCGACATAAAATGCGCGAGAAACAACAAAAACAAATGCCGCTGATAAGTCTCCCCACGGGTCATCCCAGAGAAGTAGAACTGGAGATGATCAGCAAAATCCTGGACAAGACTCCTAACATTTACGATCATGTTCTGCAAGACCTCAACGGTGGCCTCAAGATAGA
This window of the uncultured Desulfosarcina sp. genome carries:
- a CDS encoding transposase, coding for MFILHDILEKLKNEFPQSRKGQECGIWFTYTIMAIIVPFASSRTSCILRCLRSLFGFTGIRRKRFYTFMASPKIPWKRLWQTLWKMIPQPLTGGRLLLALDDYVNPKTGKKIFGCEKIFDHAAKQNQSKYPWAQNVVTVGLLKIVKGRWACLPLSYRFYHLKKSIARMHRQGGPKLAFTSKMAMAVDMITDVAGVFGRKRIIVTTDSWFGNNGLWKPLHDRLGIWIDMISRLRSNSNLFDLPGPHVSSRVGRPRKYGRKLGNAASMAAYYRSLAQEYTVNLYGRDRTILAYERVVMLKTMRCAVKVVWVYRQTQWVAFFSTDMSLSVRQIVEYYGARWKIEALFKELKRDIGSAETQTRHPQAVGNHLHFCMLATTVAWIYASRAEKTPTRRHAVDGRSHFAFSDVRRSIAKAAMDDNFRRLFPGPRISVINSLVDVLLHMAA
- a CDS encoding (Fe-S)-binding protein gives rise to the protein MYKLQFDPAVCASCTTVDCLVRCQYLGYGFEEARREKTAILDGEKAKTLEACVTCYACEEYCPNKNHPFYQIVERQEALGILPAPVPLTKQQLRMMVPRGDATAQKVTKPVIDMCFFPMLLGCIRGKLYEGVSTIAGSDIFCNIMWLHFAKNSVIRERLPKVIDTIQKYYLEDSGVDEIICFHDECYGTFTHLAPAFGIDVPFKSVHLFEYLAKKLEDLSKEIRPLNTKVAYQRPCSNRLIPETQHWVDDIFKKIGADRVEREYDRENALCCGGVPRIHQRDDLADDIQKKNIDDMENAGVQYCVFNCPACLFTLGDAVSQRGIIPILMSDLCQLALAYLSIKECSYDRCSAKTGRHCRKGICIRTGRGTIYLLHGPGNNAPRQT
- a CDS encoding FAD-binding oxidoreductase is translated as MTDVLQKLGAIVGKEYVSGQAEEQYIYSMDPGTMPPGKPDVVVMPGTTGEVSKIMKFASAREIPVVPMGAGLVLSGLTRALKGGIVLDMKRMNRIIEVNDISRYAVVEAGASQGMLQAYLKKHHPGLKHSVPDAPPIATVAGNVTIYGSGHLSHMAGFHSDMLNGLEVVLPDGEIVKIGSCATSDQWFARAPLPDLAGLFLGWAGTTGVVTKLSIKLYPDYPINDVSIFVHEDPGMMPDILNRLTGAQVAEDIVTWMTPKPDWAKGFQHCNVHYGAQSQEELVWKRNLLRASVKSYIENRTGGFMMLPQVMKAAFLDVPSRTLSRFADTKKGGGFEYVGAIMPVEKYPKAYALGLEVAEKIGTTYSMGSRIIGVNHCMMFFYAYAFNRADASDVENAQKALEMTNSAVIEMGGIPWKAEAPAQKEIIKKMDPGMFGLMNRIRGIMDPKGIMNPGNWEAD